One segment of Pan paniscus chromosome 20, NHGRI_mPanPan1-v2.0_pri, whole genome shotgun sequence DNA contains the following:
- the LIPE gene encoding hormone-sensitive lipase isoform X2: MELAGGTEPAEAAMAPASKNAKEGSRSHGHRRWRKGKAKASRLIHNMDLRTMTQSLVTLAEDNIAFFSSQGPGETAQRLSGVFAGVREQALGLEPALGRLLGVAHLFDLDPETPANGYRSLVHTARCCLAHLLHKSRYVASNRRSIFFRTSHNLAELEAYLAALTQLRALVYYAQRLLVTNRPGVLFFEGDEGLTADFLREYVTLHKGCFYGRCLGFQFTPAIRPFLQTISIGLVSFGEHYKRNETGLSVAASSLFTSGRFAIDPELRGAEFERITQNLDVHFWKAFWNITEMEVLSSLANMASATVRVSRLLSLPPEAFEMPLTADPTLTVTISPPLAHTGPGPVLVRLISYDLREGQDSEELSSLIKSNGQRSLELWPRPQQAPRSRSLIVHFHGGGFVAQTSRSHEPYLKSWAQELGAPIISIDYSLAPEAPFPRALEECFFAYCWAIKHCALLGSTGERICLAGDSAGGNLCFTVALRAAAYGVRVPDGIMAAYPATMLQPAASPSRLLSLMDPLLPLSVLSKCVSAYAGAKTEDHSNSDQKALGMMGLVRRDTALLLRDFRLGASSWLNSFLELSGRKSQKMSEPIAEPMRRSVSEAALAQPQGPLGTDSLENLTLRDLSLRGNSETSSDTPEMSLSAETLSPSTPSDVNFLLPPEDAGEEAEAKNELSPMDRGLGVRAAFPEGFHPRRSSQGATQMPLYSSPIVKNPFMSPLLAPDNMLKSLPPVHIVACALDPMLDDSVMLARRLRNLGQPVTLRVVEDLPHGFLTLAALCRETRQAAELCVERIRLVLTPPAGAGPSGETGAAGVDGGCGGRH, from the exons ATGGAGTTGGCCGGGGGAACGGAGCCCGCCGAGGCCGCTATGGCCCCGGCCTCGAAGAATGCCAAAGAGGGCTCAAGAAGCCACGGTCACCGGCGGTGGCGAAAAGGCAAGGCCAAAG CCTCAAGGCTCATCCACAACATGGACCTGCGCACAATGACACAGTCGCTGGTGACTCTGGCGGAGGACAACATAGCCTTCTTCTCGAGCCAGGGTCCTGGGGAAACGGCCCAGCGGCTGTCAGGCGTTTTTGCCGGTGTACGGGAGCAGGCGCTGGGGCTGGAGCCGGCCCTGGGCCGCCTGCTGGGTGTGGCGCACCTCTTTGACCTGGACCCAGAGACACCGGCCAACGGGTACCGCAGCCTGGTGCACACAGCCCGCTGCTGCCTGGCGCACCTCCTGCACAAATCCCGCTATGTGGCCTCCAACCGCCGCAGCATCTTCTTCCGCACCAGCCACAACCTGGCCGAGCTGGAGGCCTACCTGGCTGCCCTCACCCAGCTCCGCGCTCTGGTCTACTACGCCCAGCGCCTGCTGGTTACCAATCGGCCGGGGGTACTCTTCTTTGAGGGCGACGAGGGGCTCACCGCCGACTTCCTCCGGGAGTATGTCACGCTGCATAAGGGATGCTTCTATGGCCGCTGCCTGGGCTTCCAG TTCACGCCTGCCATCCGGCCATTCCTGCAGACCATCTCCATCGGGCTGGTGTCCTTCGGGGAGCACTACAAACGCAACGAGACAGGCCTCA GTGTGGCCGCCAGCTCTCTCTTCACCAGCGGCCGCTTTGCCATCGACCCCGAGCTGCGTGGGGCTGAGTTTGAGCGGATCACACAGAACCTGGACGTGCACTTCTGGAAAGCCTTCTGGAACATCACCGAGATGGAAGTGCTATCG tctctggccaacatggcatcgGCCACCGTGAGGGTAAGCCGCCTGCTCAGCCTGCCACCCGAAGCCTTTGAGATGCCACTGACTGCCGACCCCACGCTCACGGTCACCATCTCACCCCCACTGGCCCACACAGGCCCTGGGCCCGTCCTCGTCAGGCTCATCTCCTATGACCTGCGTGAAGGACAG GACAGTGAAGAGCTCAGCAGCCTGATAAAGTCCAATGGCCAACGGAGCCTGGAGCTGTGGCCACGCCCCCAGCAGGCACCCCGCTCGCGGTCCCTGATAGTGCACTTCCACGGCGGTGGCTTTGTGGCCCAGACCTCCAGATCCCACGAGCCCTACCTCAAGAGctgggcccaggagctgggcGCCCCCATCATCTCCATCGACTACTCCCTGGCCCCTGAGGCCCCCTTCCCCCGTGCGCTGGAGGAGTGCTTCTTCGCCTACTGCTGGGCCATCAAGCACTGCGCCCTCCTTG GCTCAACAGGGGAACGAATCTGCCTTGCGGGGGACAGTGCAGGCGGGAACCTCTGCTTCACCGTGGCTCTTCGGGCAGCAGCCTACGGGGTGCGGGTGCCAGATGGCATCATGGCAGCCTACCCGGCCACAATGCTGCAGCCTGCCGCCTCTCCCTCCCGCCTGCTGAGCCTCATGGACCCCTTGCTGCCCCTCAGCGTGCTCTCCAAGTGTGTCAGCGCCTATGCTG GTGCAAAGACGGAGGACCACTCCAACTCAGACCAGAAAGCCCTCGGCATGATGGGGCTGGTGCGGCGGGACACAGCCCTGCTCCTCCGAGACTTCCGCCTGGGTGCCTCCTCATGGCTCAACTCCTTCCTGGAGTTAAGTGGGCGCAAGTCCCAGAAGATGTCGGAGCCCATAGCAG AGCCGATGCGCCGCAGTGTGTCTGAAGCAGCACTGGCCCAGCCCCAGGGCCCACTGGGCACGGATTCCCTCGAGAACCTGACCCTGAGGGACTTGAGCCTGAGGGGAAACTCTGAGACGTCGTCGGACACCCCCGAGATGTCGCTGTCAGCTGAGACACTTAGCCCCTCCACACCCTCCGATGTCAACTTCTTATTACCGCCTGAGGATGCAGGGGAAGAGGCCGAGGCCAAAAATGAGCTGAGCCCCATGGACAGAGGCCTGGGCGTCCGTGCCGCCTTCCCCGAGGGTTTCCACCCCCGACGCTCCAGCCAGGGTGCCACACAGATGCCCCTCTACTCCTCACCCATAGTCAAGAACCCCTTCATGTCGCCGCTGCTGGCACCCGACAACATGCTCAAGAGCCTGCCACCTGTGCACATCGTG GCGTGCGCGCTGGACCCCATGCTGGACGACTCGGTCATGCTCGCGCGGCGACTGCGCAACCTGGGCCAGCCGGTGACGCTGCGCGTGGTGGAGGACCTGCCGCACGGCTTCCTGACCCTAGCGGCGCTGTGCCGCGAGACGCGCCAGGCCGCAGAGCTGTGCGTGGAGCGCATCCGCCTCGTCCTCACTCCGCCCGCCGGAGCCGGGCCGAGCGGGGAGACAGGGGCTGCGGGGGTAGACGGGGGCTGCGGGGGGCGACACTAA
- the LIPE gene encoding hormone-sensitive lipase isoform X1, with translation MKPGRSISPVREITMEPGSKSVSRSDWQPEPHQRPITPPEPGPEKTPIAQPESKTLQGSNTQQKPASNQRPLTQQETPAQHDAESQKEPRAQQKSASQEEFLAPQKPAPQQSPHIQRVPLTQQEAASQQGPGLGKESTTQQEPALRQRHVGQPGPGPGEPPPAQQEAESTPAAQAKPGAKREPSAPTESTSQETPEQSDKQTTPVQGAKSNQGSLTELGFLTKLQELSIQRSALEWKALSEWVTDSESESDVGSSSDTDSPATMGGMVAQGVKLGFKRKSGYKVMSGYGGTSPHEKTSARNHRHYQDTASRLIHNMDLRTMTQSLVTLAEDNIAFFSSQGPGETAQRLSGVFAGVREQALGLEPALGRLLGVAHLFDLDPETPANGYRSLVHTARCCLAHLLHKSRYVASNRRSIFFRTSHNLAELEAYLAALTQLRALVYYAQRLLVTNRPGVLFFEGDEGLTADFLREYVTLHKGCFYGRCLGFQFTPAIRPFLQTISIGLVSFGEHYKRNETGLSVAASSLFTSGRFAIDPELRGAEFERITQNLDVHFWKAFWNITEMEVLSSLANMASATVRVSRLLSLPPEAFEMPLTADPTLTVTISPPLAHTGPGPVLVRLISYDLREGQDSEELSSLIKSNGQRSLELWPRPQQAPRSRSLIVHFHGGGFVAQTSRSHEPYLKSWAQELGAPIISIDYSLAPEAPFPRALEECFFAYCWAIKHCALLGSTGERICLAGDSAGGNLCFTVALRAAAYGVRVPDGIMAAYPATMLQPAASPSRLLSLMDPLLPLSVLSKCVSAYAGAKTEDHSNSDQKALGMMGLVRRDTALLLRDFRLGASSWLNSFLELSGRKSQKMSEPIAEPMRRSVSEAALAQPQGPLGTDSLENLTLRDLSLRGNSETSSDTPEMSLSAETLSPSTPSDVNFLLPPEDAGEEAEAKNELSPMDRGLGVRAAFPEGFHPRRSSQGATQMPLYSSPIVKNPFMSPLLAPDNMLKSLPPVHIVACALDPMLDDSVMLARRLRNLGQPVTLRVVEDLPHGFLTLAALCRETRQAAELCVERIRLVLTPPAGAGPSGETGAAGVDGGCGGRH, from the exons ATGAAACCTGGAAGATCAATATCTCCCGTGAGGGAAATAACAATGGAGCCAGGTTCTAAGTCAGTGTCTAGGTCAGACTGGCAACCTGAACCACACCAGAGGCCTATAACCCCGCCAGAGCCTGGGCCAGAAAAGACACCCATAGCCCAGCCAGAATCGAAGACTCTGCAGGGATCCAATACCCAACAGAAGCCTGCTTCAAACCAAAGACCCCTCACCCAGCAGGAGACCCCTGCACAACATGATGCTGAATCCCAGAAGGAACCTAGAGCCCAACAAAAATCTGCTTCACAAGAGGAATTTCTTGCCCCACAGAAGCCCGCACCACAGCAATCACCTCACATCCAAAGGGTGCCACTCACTCAACAGGAAGCTGCCTCCCAGCAGGGACCTGGGCTAGGAAAAGAATCTACAACTCAACAGGAGCCAGCATTGAGACAAAGACATGTAGGCCAGCCAGGGCCTGGGCCAGGAGAGCCACCTCCAGCTCAACAAGAAGCTGAATCAACACCTGCGGCCCAGGCTAAACCTGGAGCCAAAAGGGAGCCATCTGCCCCGACTGAATCTACGTCCCAAGAGACACCTGAACAATCAGACAAGCAAACAACGCCAGTCCAGGGAGCCAAATCCAACCAGGGATCtttgacagagctgggatttctAACAAAACTTCAGGAACTATCCATACAGCGATCAGCCCTAGAGTGGAAGGCACTTTCTGAGTGGGTCACAGATTCTGAGTCAGAATCAGATGTGGGATCATCTTCAGACACAGATTCTCCAGCCACGATGGGTGGAATGGTGGCCCAGGGAGTGAAGCTAGGCTTCAAAAGAAAATCTGGTTATAAAGTGATGTCAGGATACGGTGGGACGTCGCCACATGAGAAAACCAGTGCTCGGAATCACAGACACTACCAGGATACAG CCTCAAGGCTCATCCACAACATGGACCTGCGCACAATGACACAGTCGCTGGTGACTCTGGCGGAGGACAACATAGCCTTCTTCTCGAGCCAGGGTCCTGGGGAAACGGCCCAGCGGCTGTCAGGCGTTTTTGCCGGTGTACGGGAGCAGGCGCTGGGGCTGGAGCCGGCCCTGGGCCGCCTGCTGGGTGTGGCGCACCTCTTTGACCTGGACCCAGAGACACCGGCCAACGGGTACCGCAGCCTGGTGCACACAGCCCGCTGCTGCCTGGCGCACCTCCTGCACAAATCCCGCTATGTGGCCTCCAACCGCCGCAGCATCTTCTTCCGCACCAGCCACAACCTGGCCGAGCTGGAGGCCTACCTGGCTGCCCTCACCCAGCTCCGCGCTCTGGTCTACTACGCCCAGCGCCTGCTGGTTACCAATCGGCCGGGGGTACTCTTCTTTGAGGGCGACGAGGGGCTCACCGCCGACTTCCTCCGGGAGTATGTCACGCTGCATAAGGGATGCTTCTATGGCCGCTGCCTGGGCTTCCAG TTCACGCCTGCCATCCGGCCATTCCTGCAGACCATCTCCATCGGGCTGGTGTCCTTCGGGGAGCACTACAAACGCAACGAGACAGGCCTCA GTGTGGCCGCCAGCTCTCTCTTCACCAGCGGCCGCTTTGCCATCGACCCCGAGCTGCGTGGGGCTGAGTTTGAGCGGATCACACAGAACCTGGACGTGCACTTCTGGAAAGCCTTCTGGAACATCACCGAGATGGAAGTGCTATCG tctctggccaacatggcatcgGCCACCGTGAGGGTAAGCCGCCTGCTCAGCCTGCCACCCGAAGCCTTTGAGATGCCACTGACTGCCGACCCCACGCTCACGGTCACCATCTCACCCCCACTGGCCCACACAGGCCCTGGGCCCGTCCTCGTCAGGCTCATCTCCTATGACCTGCGTGAAGGACAG GACAGTGAAGAGCTCAGCAGCCTGATAAAGTCCAATGGCCAACGGAGCCTGGAGCTGTGGCCACGCCCCCAGCAGGCACCCCGCTCGCGGTCCCTGATAGTGCACTTCCACGGCGGTGGCTTTGTGGCCCAGACCTCCAGATCCCACGAGCCCTACCTCAAGAGctgggcccaggagctgggcGCCCCCATCATCTCCATCGACTACTCCCTGGCCCCTGAGGCCCCCTTCCCCCGTGCGCTGGAGGAGTGCTTCTTCGCCTACTGCTGGGCCATCAAGCACTGCGCCCTCCTTG GCTCAACAGGGGAACGAATCTGCCTTGCGGGGGACAGTGCAGGCGGGAACCTCTGCTTCACCGTGGCTCTTCGGGCAGCAGCCTACGGGGTGCGGGTGCCAGATGGCATCATGGCAGCCTACCCGGCCACAATGCTGCAGCCTGCCGCCTCTCCCTCCCGCCTGCTGAGCCTCATGGACCCCTTGCTGCCCCTCAGCGTGCTCTCCAAGTGTGTCAGCGCCTATGCTG GTGCAAAGACGGAGGACCACTCCAACTCAGACCAGAAAGCCCTCGGCATGATGGGGCTGGTGCGGCGGGACACAGCCCTGCTCCTCCGAGACTTCCGCCTGGGTGCCTCCTCATGGCTCAACTCCTTCCTGGAGTTAAGTGGGCGCAAGTCCCAGAAGATGTCGGAGCCCATAGCAG AGCCGATGCGCCGCAGTGTGTCTGAAGCAGCACTGGCCCAGCCCCAGGGCCCACTGGGCACGGATTCCCTCGAGAACCTGACCCTGAGGGACTTGAGCCTGAGGGGAAACTCTGAGACGTCGTCGGACACCCCCGAGATGTCGCTGTCAGCTGAGACACTTAGCCCCTCCACACCCTCCGATGTCAACTTCTTATTACCGCCTGAGGATGCAGGGGAAGAGGCCGAGGCCAAAAATGAGCTGAGCCCCATGGACAGAGGCCTGGGCGTCCGTGCCGCCTTCCCCGAGGGTTTCCACCCCCGACGCTCCAGCCAGGGTGCCACACAGATGCCCCTCTACTCCTCACCCATAGTCAAGAACCCCTTCATGTCGCCGCTGCTGGCACCCGACAACATGCTCAAGAGCCTGCCACCTGTGCACATCGTG GCGTGCGCGCTGGACCCCATGCTGGACGACTCGGTCATGCTCGCGCGGCGACTGCGCAACCTGGGCCAGCCGGTGACGCTGCGCGTGGTGGAGGACCTGCCGCACGGCTTCCTGACCCTAGCGGCGCTGTGCCGCGAGACGCGCCAGGCCGCAGAGCTGTGCGTGGAGCGCATCCGCCTCGTCCTCACTCCGCCCGCCGGAGCCGGGCCGAGCGGGGAGACAGGGGCTGCGGGGGTAGACGGGGGCTGCGGGGGGCGACACTAA
- the LIPE gene encoding hormone-sensitive lipase isoform X3 yields MPRRASRLIHNMDLRTMTQSLVTLAEDNIAFFSSQGPGETAQRLSGVFAGVREQALGLEPALGRLLGVAHLFDLDPETPANGYRSLVHTARCCLAHLLHKSRYVASNRRSIFFRTSHNLAELEAYLAALTQLRALVYYAQRLLVTNRPGVLFFEGDEGLTADFLREYVTLHKGCFYGRCLGFQFTPAIRPFLQTISIGLVSFGEHYKRNETGLSVAASSLFTSGRFAIDPELRGAEFERITQNLDVHFWKAFWNITEMEVLSSLANMASATVRVSRLLSLPPEAFEMPLTADPTLTVTISPPLAHTGPGPVLVRLISYDLREGQDSEELSSLIKSNGQRSLELWPRPQQAPRSRSLIVHFHGGGFVAQTSRSHEPYLKSWAQELGAPIISIDYSLAPEAPFPRALEECFFAYCWAIKHCALLGSTGERICLAGDSAGGNLCFTVALRAAAYGVRVPDGIMAAYPATMLQPAASPSRLLSLMDPLLPLSVLSKCVSAYAGAKTEDHSNSDQKALGMMGLVRRDTALLLRDFRLGASSWLNSFLELSGRKSQKMSEPIAEPMRRSVSEAALAQPQGPLGTDSLENLTLRDLSLRGNSETSSDTPEMSLSAETLSPSTPSDVNFLLPPEDAGEEAEAKNELSPMDRGLGVRAAFPEGFHPRRSSQGATQMPLYSSPIVKNPFMSPLLAPDNMLKSLPPVHIVACALDPMLDDSVMLARRLRNLGQPVTLRVVEDLPHGFLTLAALCRETRQAAELCVERIRLVLTPPAGAGPSGETGAAGVDGGCGGRH; encoded by the exons ATGCCTAGGAGGG CCTCAAGGCTCATCCACAACATGGACCTGCGCACAATGACACAGTCGCTGGTGACTCTGGCGGAGGACAACATAGCCTTCTTCTCGAGCCAGGGTCCTGGGGAAACGGCCCAGCGGCTGTCAGGCGTTTTTGCCGGTGTACGGGAGCAGGCGCTGGGGCTGGAGCCGGCCCTGGGCCGCCTGCTGGGTGTGGCGCACCTCTTTGACCTGGACCCAGAGACACCGGCCAACGGGTACCGCAGCCTGGTGCACACAGCCCGCTGCTGCCTGGCGCACCTCCTGCACAAATCCCGCTATGTGGCCTCCAACCGCCGCAGCATCTTCTTCCGCACCAGCCACAACCTGGCCGAGCTGGAGGCCTACCTGGCTGCCCTCACCCAGCTCCGCGCTCTGGTCTACTACGCCCAGCGCCTGCTGGTTACCAATCGGCCGGGGGTACTCTTCTTTGAGGGCGACGAGGGGCTCACCGCCGACTTCCTCCGGGAGTATGTCACGCTGCATAAGGGATGCTTCTATGGCCGCTGCCTGGGCTTCCAG TTCACGCCTGCCATCCGGCCATTCCTGCAGACCATCTCCATCGGGCTGGTGTCCTTCGGGGAGCACTACAAACGCAACGAGACAGGCCTCA GTGTGGCCGCCAGCTCTCTCTTCACCAGCGGCCGCTTTGCCATCGACCCCGAGCTGCGTGGGGCTGAGTTTGAGCGGATCACACAGAACCTGGACGTGCACTTCTGGAAAGCCTTCTGGAACATCACCGAGATGGAAGTGCTATCG tctctggccaacatggcatcgGCCACCGTGAGGGTAAGCCGCCTGCTCAGCCTGCCACCCGAAGCCTTTGAGATGCCACTGACTGCCGACCCCACGCTCACGGTCACCATCTCACCCCCACTGGCCCACACAGGCCCTGGGCCCGTCCTCGTCAGGCTCATCTCCTATGACCTGCGTGAAGGACAG GACAGTGAAGAGCTCAGCAGCCTGATAAAGTCCAATGGCCAACGGAGCCTGGAGCTGTGGCCACGCCCCCAGCAGGCACCCCGCTCGCGGTCCCTGATAGTGCACTTCCACGGCGGTGGCTTTGTGGCCCAGACCTCCAGATCCCACGAGCCCTACCTCAAGAGctgggcccaggagctgggcGCCCCCATCATCTCCATCGACTACTCCCTGGCCCCTGAGGCCCCCTTCCCCCGTGCGCTGGAGGAGTGCTTCTTCGCCTACTGCTGGGCCATCAAGCACTGCGCCCTCCTTG GCTCAACAGGGGAACGAATCTGCCTTGCGGGGGACAGTGCAGGCGGGAACCTCTGCTTCACCGTGGCTCTTCGGGCAGCAGCCTACGGGGTGCGGGTGCCAGATGGCATCATGGCAGCCTACCCGGCCACAATGCTGCAGCCTGCCGCCTCTCCCTCCCGCCTGCTGAGCCTCATGGACCCCTTGCTGCCCCTCAGCGTGCTCTCCAAGTGTGTCAGCGCCTATGCTG GTGCAAAGACGGAGGACCACTCCAACTCAGACCAGAAAGCCCTCGGCATGATGGGGCTGGTGCGGCGGGACACAGCCCTGCTCCTCCGAGACTTCCGCCTGGGTGCCTCCTCATGGCTCAACTCCTTCCTGGAGTTAAGTGGGCGCAAGTCCCAGAAGATGTCGGAGCCCATAGCAG AGCCGATGCGCCGCAGTGTGTCTGAAGCAGCACTGGCCCAGCCCCAGGGCCCACTGGGCACGGATTCCCTCGAGAACCTGACCCTGAGGGACTTGAGCCTGAGGGGAAACTCTGAGACGTCGTCGGACACCCCCGAGATGTCGCTGTCAGCTGAGACACTTAGCCCCTCCACACCCTCCGATGTCAACTTCTTATTACCGCCTGAGGATGCAGGGGAAGAGGCCGAGGCCAAAAATGAGCTGAGCCCCATGGACAGAGGCCTGGGCGTCCGTGCCGCCTTCCCCGAGGGTTTCCACCCCCGACGCTCCAGCCAGGGTGCCACACAGATGCCCCTCTACTCCTCACCCATAGTCAAGAACCCCTTCATGTCGCCGCTGCTGGCACCCGACAACATGCTCAAGAGCCTGCCACCTGTGCACATCGTG GCGTGCGCGCTGGACCCCATGCTGGACGACTCGGTCATGCTCGCGCGGCGACTGCGCAACCTGGGCCAGCCGGTGACGCTGCGCGTGGTGGAGGACCTGCCGCACGGCTTCCTGACCCTAGCGGCGCTGTGCCGCGAGACGCGCCAGGCCGCAGAGCTGTGCGTGGAGCGCATCCGCCTCGTCCTCACTCCGCCCGCCGGAGCCGGGCCGAGCGGGGAGACAGGGGCTGCGGGGGTAGACGGGGGCTGCGGGGGGCGACACTAA
- the LIPE gene encoding hormone-sensitive lipase isoform X4, which translates to MDLRTMTQSLVTLAEDNIAFFSSQGPGETAQRLSGVFAGVREQALGLEPALGRLLGVAHLFDLDPETPANGYRSLVHTARCCLAHLLHKSRYVASNRRSIFFRTSHNLAELEAYLAALTQLRALVYYAQRLLVTNRPGVLFFEGDEGLTADFLREYVTLHKGCFYGRCLGFQFTPAIRPFLQTISIGLVSFGEHYKRNETGLSVAASSLFTSGRFAIDPELRGAEFERITQNLDVHFWKAFWNITEMEVLSSLANMASATVRVSRLLSLPPEAFEMPLTADPTLTVTISPPLAHTGPGPVLVRLISYDLREGQDSEELSSLIKSNGQRSLELWPRPQQAPRSRSLIVHFHGGGFVAQTSRSHEPYLKSWAQELGAPIISIDYSLAPEAPFPRALEECFFAYCWAIKHCALLGSTGERICLAGDSAGGNLCFTVALRAAAYGVRVPDGIMAAYPATMLQPAASPSRLLSLMDPLLPLSVLSKCVSAYAGAKTEDHSNSDQKALGMMGLVRRDTALLLRDFRLGASSWLNSFLELSGRKSQKMSEPIAEPMRRSVSEAALAQPQGPLGTDSLENLTLRDLSLRGNSETSSDTPEMSLSAETLSPSTPSDVNFLLPPEDAGEEAEAKNELSPMDRGLGVRAAFPEGFHPRRSSQGATQMPLYSSPIVKNPFMSPLLAPDNMLKSLPPVHIVACALDPMLDDSVMLARRLRNLGQPVTLRVVEDLPHGFLTLAALCRETRQAAELCVERIRLVLTPPAGAGPSGETGAAGVDGGCGGRH; encoded by the exons ATGGACCTGCGCACAATGACACAGTCGCTGGTGACTCTGGCGGAGGACAACATAGCCTTCTTCTCGAGCCAGGGTCCTGGGGAAACGGCCCAGCGGCTGTCAGGCGTTTTTGCCGGTGTACGGGAGCAGGCGCTGGGGCTGGAGCCGGCCCTGGGCCGCCTGCTGGGTGTGGCGCACCTCTTTGACCTGGACCCAGAGACACCGGCCAACGGGTACCGCAGCCTGGTGCACACAGCCCGCTGCTGCCTGGCGCACCTCCTGCACAAATCCCGCTATGTGGCCTCCAACCGCCGCAGCATCTTCTTCCGCACCAGCCACAACCTGGCCGAGCTGGAGGCCTACCTGGCTGCCCTCACCCAGCTCCGCGCTCTGGTCTACTACGCCCAGCGCCTGCTGGTTACCAATCGGCCGGGGGTACTCTTCTTTGAGGGCGACGAGGGGCTCACCGCCGACTTCCTCCGGGAGTATGTCACGCTGCATAAGGGATGCTTCTATGGCCGCTGCCTGGGCTTCCAG TTCACGCCTGCCATCCGGCCATTCCTGCAGACCATCTCCATCGGGCTGGTGTCCTTCGGGGAGCACTACAAACGCAACGAGACAGGCCTCA GTGTGGCCGCCAGCTCTCTCTTCACCAGCGGCCGCTTTGCCATCGACCCCGAGCTGCGTGGGGCTGAGTTTGAGCGGATCACACAGAACCTGGACGTGCACTTCTGGAAAGCCTTCTGGAACATCACCGAGATGGAAGTGCTATCG tctctggccaacatggcatcgGCCACCGTGAGGGTAAGCCGCCTGCTCAGCCTGCCACCCGAAGCCTTTGAGATGCCACTGACTGCCGACCCCACGCTCACGGTCACCATCTCACCCCCACTGGCCCACACAGGCCCTGGGCCCGTCCTCGTCAGGCTCATCTCCTATGACCTGCGTGAAGGACAG GACAGTGAAGAGCTCAGCAGCCTGATAAAGTCCAATGGCCAACGGAGCCTGGAGCTGTGGCCACGCCCCCAGCAGGCACCCCGCTCGCGGTCCCTGATAGTGCACTTCCACGGCGGTGGCTTTGTGGCCCAGACCTCCAGATCCCACGAGCCCTACCTCAAGAGctgggcccaggagctgggcGCCCCCATCATCTCCATCGACTACTCCCTGGCCCCTGAGGCCCCCTTCCCCCGTGCGCTGGAGGAGTGCTTCTTCGCCTACTGCTGGGCCATCAAGCACTGCGCCCTCCTTG GCTCAACAGGGGAACGAATCTGCCTTGCGGGGGACAGTGCAGGCGGGAACCTCTGCTTCACCGTGGCTCTTCGGGCAGCAGCCTACGGGGTGCGGGTGCCAGATGGCATCATGGCAGCCTACCCGGCCACAATGCTGCAGCCTGCCGCCTCTCCCTCCCGCCTGCTGAGCCTCATGGACCCCTTGCTGCCCCTCAGCGTGCTCTCCAAGTGTGTCAGCGCCTATGCTG GTGCAAAGACGGAGGACCACTCCAACTCAGACCAGAAAGCCCTCGGCATGATGGGGCTGGTGCGGCGGGACACAGCCCTGCTCCTCCGAGACTTCCGCCTGGGTGCCTCCTCATGGCTCAACTCCTTCCTGGAGTTAAGTGGGCGCAAGTCCCAGAAGATGTCGGAGCCCATAGCAG AGCCGATGCGCCGCAGTGTGTCTGAAGCAGCACTGGCCCAGCCCCAGGGCCCACTGGGCACGGATTCCCTCGAGAACCTGACCCTGAGGGACTTGAGCCTGAGGGGAAACTCTGAGACGTCGTCGGACACCCCCGAGATGTCGCTGTCAGCTGAGACACTTAGCCCCTCCACACCCTCCGATGTCAACTTCTTATTACCGCCTGAGGATGCAGGGGAAGAGGCCGAGGCCAAAAATGAGCTGAGCCCCATGGACAGAGGCCTGGGCGTCCGTGCCGCCTTCCCCGAGGGTTTCCACCCCCGACGCTCCAGCCAGGGTGCCACACAGATGCCCCTCTACTCCTCACCCATAGTCAAGAACCCCTTCATGTCGCCGCTGCTGGCACCCGACAACATGCTCAAGAGCCTGCCACCTGTGCACATCGTG GCGTGCGCGCTGGACCCCATGCTGGACGACTCGGTCATGCTCGCGCGGCGACTGCGCAACCTGGGCCAGCCGGTGACGCTGCGCGTGGTGGAGGACCTGCCGCACGGCTTCCTGACCCTAGCGGCGCTGTGCCGCGAGACGCGCCAGGCCGCAGAGCTGTGCGTGGAGCGCATCCGCCTCGTCCTCACTCCGCCCGCCGGAGCCGGGCCGAGCGGGGAGACAGGGGCTGCGGGGGTAGACGGGGGCTGCGGGGGGCGACACTAA
- the CNFN gene encoding cornifelin, with translation MSYPVTSQPQCATTSCYQTQLSDWHTGLTDCCNDMPVCLCGTFAPLCLACRISDDFGECCCAPYLPGGLHSIRTGMRERYHIQGSVGHDWAALTFCLPCALCQMARELKIRE, from the exons ATGTCCTACCCCGTGACCAGTCAGCCCCAGTGCGCCACCACCAGCTGCTACCAGACCCAGCTCAGTGACTGGCACACAGGTCTCACGGACTGCTGCAACGACATGCCTGTCT GTCTGTGCGGCACTTTTGCTCCTCTGTGCCTTGCCTGCCGCATCTCCGACGACTTCGGCGAGTGCTGCTGCGCGCCCTACCTGCCCGGAGGCCTGCACTCCATCCGCACCGGCATGCGGGAGCGCTACCACATCCAG GGCTCCGTCGGGCACGACTGGGCGGCCCTCACCTTTTGTCTGCCCTGCGCCCTCTGCCAGATGGCGCGGGAGCTGAAGATCCGAGAGTAA